In a single window of the Melioribacteraceae bacterium genome:
- a CDS encoding transglutaminase family protein, with the protein MSFKDLPYLIDLLDDDTPEVRIEIISKFENYGINLEKDIFSRDLTLSPLQLGLLTPIFYSNRRRWILENWELALNFSDQYQKLESALTVLSYFHYGFFSEKDLPKYIQELTDDFLLKYPYGDEIDLSNFLFQEFGIKGAVKDYNNPFNSNLVYAIKEKQGLPITLSLIYMLAGYRLDFNIQGCNFPGHFLTRVKIENEIIFIDCFNGGKMILENEIRELLRDLPSAESIIYENYSAKIILMRVLNNLVNSYSLFEDNTNKEFFQELILRTK; encoded by the coding sequence ATGAGTTTCAAGGATTTACCATATTTAATAGATCTTCTGGATGATGATACGCCTGAGGTTAGAATTGAGATCATCAGTAAATTTGAGAATTATGGAATTAACCTTGAAAAGGATATTTTCAGTCGTGATCTTACCCTCTCCCCGCTTCAGCTCGGTTTACTAACACCGATTTTTTATTCGAATAGAAGGAGATGGATTCTCGAAAATTGGGAATTAGCATTAAATTTTTCCGACCAGTATCAAAAATTGGAATCGGCGCTCACAGTATTATCCTATTTTCATTATGGTTTTTTTAGTGAAAAGGATCTGCCTAAATACATTCAAGAATTAACAGATGACTTTTTACTCAAATATCCCTACGGCGATGAGATAGATTTATCGAATTTTCTTTTTCAAGAATTTGGTATAAAAGGCGCTGTAAAGGATTACAATAATCCATTTAACAGTAATTTGGTTTATGCTATCAAAGAAAAGCAGGGCTTGCCAATAACTTTATCATTGATATATATGCTGGCGGGCTATCGACTCGATTTTAATATTCAAGGTTGTAACTTCCCTGGGCATTTTTTAACACGTGTTAAAATTGAGAATGAGATTATTTTTATTGATTGTTTCAATGGCGGAAAAATGATCCTCGAAAATGAAATTAGAGAGTTGCTTCGAGATTTACCCTCCGCCGAAAGTATTATTTATGAAAATTACTCGGCAAAAATTATATTAATGCGAGTATTAAATAATCTGGTGAATTCTTATTCTCTATTTGAAGACAACACTAATAAAGAATTTTTCCAAGAACTAATTTTACGAACAAAGTAG